From a single Serratia surfactantfaciens genomic region:
- the pdhR gene encoding pyruvate dehydrogenase complex transcriptional repressor PdhR — MAYSKIRQPKLSDVIEQQLEYLILEGTLRPGEKLPPERELAKQFDVSRPSLREAIQRLEAKGLLLRRQGGGTFVQTNLWQSFSDPLAELLADHPESQFDLLETRHALEGIAAYYAALRGTDEDLARIRDCHIVIQQAQDSGDLDAEADAVMQYQIAVTEAAHNVVLLHLLRCMGPMLEQNVRQNFELLYSRREMLAKVSSHRAGIFEAIVAREPEKAREASHRHLAFIEEILLDLSREHTRRERSLRRLQQRKD, encoded by the coding sequence ATGGCCTACAGCAAAATCCGCCAACCCAAGTTGTCAGATGTTATCGAGCAACAGCTCGAATATCTGATCCTCGAGGGGACACTGCGCCCAGGCGAAAAACTGCCTCCGGAGCGCGAGCTGGCGAAACAGTTTGATGTCTCCCGTCCTTCTCTGAGAGAGGCCATTCAGCGCCTGGAAGCGAAAGGGCTGCTCCTGCGCCGTCAGGGCGGCGGCACCTTCGTGCAAACTAATCTGTGGCAGAGCTTCAGCGATCCGCTGGCCGAGCTGCTGGCCGACCATCCCGAATCACAGTTCGATCTGCTGGAAACCCGTCACGCGCTGGAAGGCATCGCCGCCTATTACGCGGCGCTGCGCGGCACCGATGAAGATCTGGCGCGCATCCGCGATTGCCACATTGTGATTCAGCAGGCTCAGGACAGCGGCGATCTCGACGCCGAAGCCGATGCGGTCATGCAGTATCAAATCGCCGTGACCGAAGCCGCCCACAACGTTGTGTTACTTCACCTGCTACGCTGCATGGGGCCGATGCTGGAACAGAACGTGCGTCAGAACTTTGAATTGCTCTACTCGCGCCGTGAGATGTTGGCAAAAGTGAGCAGCCACCGCGCCGGAATTTTTGAGGCGATTGTGGCACGCGAGCCGGAAAAGGCCCGTGAAGCCTCGCATCGCCACTTGGCGTTTATCGAGGAAATCTTGCTGGATCTCAGCCGGGAGCATACCCGACGCGAGAGATCGCTACGGCGTCTCCAGCAACGCAAGGATTAA
- the acnB gene encoding bifunctional aconitate hydratase 2/2-methylisocitrate dehydratase: protein MLEEYRKHVAERAAEGIAPKPLDATQMAALVELLKNPPKGEEEFLLDLLINRVPPGVDEAAYVKAGFLAAIAKGEATSPLVTPEKAIELLGTMQGGYNIHPLIEALDNEKLAPIAAKALSHTLLMFDNFYDVEEKAKAGNPHAKQIMQSWADAEWYLSRPELAEKITVTVFKVTGETNTDDLSPAPDAWSRPDIPLHALAMLKNEREGIVPDQPGSVGPIKQIELLNKKGFPLAYVGDVVGTGSSRKSATNSVLWFMGDDIPHVPNKRGGGVVLGGKIAPIFFNTMEDAGALPIEVDVSELNMGDVIDVYPYKGEVRNHETGALIANFELKTDVLLDEVRAGGRIPLIIGRGLTTKAREALGLPHSDVFRIAKPVAASSKGFSLAQKMVGRACGVAGIRPGEYCEPKMTSVGSQDTTGPMTRDELKDLACLGFSADLVMQSFCHTAAYPKPVDVTTHHTLPDFIMNRGGVSLRPGDGVIHSWLNRMLLPDTVGTGGDSHTRFPIGISFPAGSGLVAFAAATGVMPLDMPESVLVRFKGKMQPGITLRDLVHAIPYYAIQQGLLTVEKKGKKNIFSGRILEIEGLPDLKVEQAFELTDASAERSAAGCTIKLDKAPIEEYLNSNIVLLKWMISEGYGDRRTLERRIQGMEKWLADPQLLEGDADAEYAAVIDIDLNEIKEPILCAPNDPDDARLLSDVANSKIDEVFIGSCMTNIGHFRAAGKLLDQHKGQLPTRLWVAPPTKMDAAQLTEEGYYSVFGKSGARIEIPGCSLCMGNQARVADGATVVSTSTRNFPNRLGTGANVYLASAELAAVASLLGRLPTPDEYQTYMAQVDKTAADTYRYLNFDQLGQYTEKADGVIFQTAV, encoded by the coding sequence GTGCTAGAAGAATACCGTAAGCACGTAGCCGAGCGTGCTGCTGAGGGCATCGCCCCTAAGCCGCTAGACGCCACCCAAATGGCCGCGCTGGTCGAACTACTGAAGAATCCGCCAAAAGGCGAAGAAGAATTCCTGTTAGACCTGCTGATTAACCGTGTTCCACCGGGCGTCGATGAAGCCGCCTACGTCAAAGCAGGTTTCCTGGCGGCCATCGCCAAAGGTGAAGCGACATCCCCCCTGGTTACCCCCGAGAAAGCGATTGAACTGTTAGGCACCATGCAAGGTGGCTATAACATTCATCCGCTGATTGAAGCGCTGGACAACGAAAAGCTGGCGCCGATCGCCGCCAAAGCGCTGTCCCACACGCTGCTGATGTTCGACAACTTCTACGATGTGGAAGAGAAGGCGAAGGCCGGCAATCCGCACGCCAAGCAGATCATGCAGTCCTGGGCAGACGCCGAATGGTACCTGTCGCGCCCTGAACTGGCGGAAAAGATCACCGTCACCGTGTTCAAAGTCACCGGCGAAACCAACACCGACGACCTTTCTCCGGCGCCGGACGCCTGGTCGCGCCCTGACATCCCGCTGCACGCGCTGGCGATGCTGAAAAACGAACGTGAAGGCATCGTGCCGGATCAGCCGGGCAGCGTTGGCCCGATCAAACAGATCGAGCTGCTGAACAAGAAAGGCTTCCCGCTGGCCTACGTCGGCGACGTGGTCGGCACCGGTTCTTCCCGTAAATCCGCCACCAACTCCGTGCTGTGGTTTATGGGCGACGACATCCCGCACGTGCCGAACAAGCGCGGCGGCGGCGTGGTGCTGGGCGGCAAGATTGCGCCAATCTTCTTCAATACCATGGAAGATGCCGGCGCATTGCCGATCGAAGTGGACGTGTCCGAGCTGAACATGGGGGACGTGATCGACGTTTACCCGTACAAAGGTGAAGTGCGCAACCACGAGACCGGCGCGCTGATCGCCAACTTCGAGCTGAAAACCGACGTGCTGCTGGATGAAGTGCGCGCCGGCGGCCGCATCCCGCTGATCATCGGTCGCGGCCTGACCACCAAGGCGCGCGAAGCGCTGGGCCTGCCGCACAGCGACGTGTTCCGCATCGCCAAACCGGTTGCCGCCAGCAGCAAAGGCTTCTCGCTGGCGCAGAAAATGGTGGGCCGCGCCTGCGGCGTCGCCGGCATTCGCCCTGGCGAATACTGCGAACCGAAGATGACCTCCGTCGGTTCTCAGGACACCACCGGCCCGATGACCCGCGATGAGCTGAAAGACCTGGCCTGCCTCGGTTTCTCCGCCGATCTGGTCATGCAGTCGTTCTGCCATACCGCCGCATACCCGAAACCGGTTGATGTGACCACGCACCACACGCTGCCTGACTTCATCATGAACCGTGGCGGCGTCTCGCTGCGTCCGGGCGACGGCGTGATCCACTCCTGGCTGAACCGCATGCTGCTGCCTGACACCGTCGGCACCGGCGGCGATTCCCACACCCGTTTCCCGATCGGCATTTCCTTCCCGGCCGGTTCCGGCCTGGTGGCGTTTGCCGCCGCGACCGGCGTCATGCCGCTGGATATGCCTGAGTCGGTGCTGGTGCGCTTCAAAGGCAAAATGCAGCCGGGCATCACCCTGCGCGATCTGGTGCATGCCATCCCTTACTACGCGATCCAGCAGGGTCTGCTGACCGTCGAGAAGAAGGGCAAGAAAAACATCTTCTCCGGCCGCATTCTGGAGATCGAAGGCCTGCCGGATCTGAAGGTCGAGCAGGCGTTTGAGCTGACCGATGCGTCCGCCGAACGTTCCGCCGCCGGTTGTACCATCAAGCTGGACAAGGCGCCGATCGAAGAGTACCTGAACTCCAACATCGTGCTGCTGAAGTGGATGATCTCCGAAGGCTACGGCGATCGCCGTACGCTGGAGCGCCGTATTCAGGGCATGGAGAAATGGCTGGCGGATCCACAGTTGCTGGAAGGCGATGCGGATGCTGAATATGCGGCGGTGATCGACATCGATCTGAACGAGATCAAAGAGCCGATCCTGTGTGCGCCGAACGATCCTGACGATGCACGCCTGCTGTCCGACGTGGCCAACAGCAAAATCGATGAAGTGTTCATCGGTTCTTGCATGACCAACATCGGCCACTTCCGCGCTGCCGGCAAGCTGCTGGATCAGCACAAGGGGCAGTTGCCGACCCGTCTGTGGGTGGCGCCGCCAACCAAGATGGACGCGGCTCAGCTGACCGAAGAGGGCTATTACAGCGTCTTCGGCAAGAGCGGCGCGCGTATCGAGATCCCGGGCTGCTCGCTGTGCATGGGCAACCAGGCGCGCGTAGCGGACGGCGCGACGGTGGTTTCCACCTCGACCCGTAACTTCCCGAACCGTCTGGGCACCGGCGCCAACGTCTATCTGGCCTCTGCCGAACTGGCTGCCGTTGCGTCCCTGCTGGGCCGCCTGCCGACGCCGGACGAGTACCAGACCTATATGGCGCAGGTTGACAAGACGGCGGCGGATACCTACCGCTACCTGAACTTTGACCAACTGGGGCAGTACACCGAAAAAGCCGACGGCGTGATCTTCCAAACCGCGGTTTAA
- the aceF gene encoding pyruvate dehydrogenase complex dihydrolipoyllysine-residue acetyltransferase: MSIEINVPDIGADEVEITEILVKVGDKVEVEQSLITVEGDKASMEVPSPQAGVVKEIKVAVGDKTETGKLIMIFEAAGAAEAAPAAKAEEKPAAAAAAPAAAAAKDVAVPDIGADEVEVTEILVKVGDKVEAEQSLITVEGDKASMEVPAPFAGTVKEIKIATGDKVKTGSLIMVFEVAGAASAAAPVAAQAPAAAAAPAASAAKDVAVPDIGGDEVEVTEVMVKVGDKVAAEQSLITVEGDKASMEVPAPFAGTVKEIKIATGDKVKTGSLIMVFEVEGAAPAAAAAPAAKAEAAPAPAAAKAAAPAAKADDKGEFAENAAYVHATPVIRRLAREFGVNLAKVKGTGRKGRILREDVQTYVKDAVKRAEAAPAAAGGGLPGMLPWPKVDFSKFGEIEEVEMGRIQKISGANLSRNWVMIPHVTHFDKTDITDLEAFRKQQNEEAAKRKLDVKFTPVVFIMKAVAAALEQMPRFNSSLSEDGQKLTLKKYINIGVAVDTPNGLVVPVFKDVNKKSITELSRELMAISKKARDGKLTAGEMQGGCFTISSLGGIGTTHFAPIVNAPEVAILGVSKSAMEPVWNGKEFMPRLMMPMSLSFDHRVIDGADGARFITIINNMLSDIRRLVM, encoded by the coding sequence ATGTCTATCGAAATCAACGTACCGGACATCGGTGCAGATGAAGTCGAAATCACCGAGATTCTGGTGAAGGTCGGCGATAAAGTTGAAGTGGAACAATCGCTGATCACCGTGGAGGGCGACAAGGCTTCCATGGAAGTGCCATCCCCGCAGGCGGGCGTGGTGAAAGAGATCAAAGTGGCGGTCGGCGATAAAACTGAAACCGGCAAACTGATCATGATCTTCGAAGCGGCAGGCGCAGCGGAAGCTGCACCGGCGGCGAAAGCGGAAGAAAAACCGGCGGCAGCAGCAGCTGCCCCGGCTGCCGCTGCGGCCAAAGACGTTGCCGTGCCGGACATCGGCGCCGACGAAGTTGAAGTGACCGAGATCCTGGTGAAAGTGGGCGACAAGGTGGAAGCCGAGCAGTCCCTGATCACCGTTGAAGGCGACAAGGCTTCCATGGAAGTCCCTGCGCCGTTCGCGGGCACCGTGAAAGAGATCAAGATCGCGACCGGCGACAAAGTGAAAACCGGCTCCCTGATCATGGTGTTCGAAGTGGCCGGCGCCGCATCCGCTGCGGCCCCGGTTGCGGCGCAAGCTCCTGCCGCCGCTGCAGCGCCAGCGGCCTCTGCGGCCAAAGACGTCGCCGTGCCGGATATCGGCGGCGACGAAGTCGAAGTGACCGAAGTGATGGTTAAGGTAGGCGACAAGGTTGCCGCCGAGCAGTCTCTGATCACCGTGGAAGGCGACAAGGCTTCTATGGAAGTGCCTGCGCCGTTCGCGGGTACCGTGAAAGAGATCAAGATCGCGACCGGCGACAAAGTGAAAACCGGCTCCCTGATCATGGTGTTCGAAGTGGAAGGCGCTGCGCCAGCCGCTGCCGCCGCTCCAGCTGCTAAAGCGGAAGCTGCGCCGGCTCCGGCCGCCGCTAAAGCCGCCGCACCAGCTGCGAAAGCTGACGACAAGGGCGAGTTCGCCGAGAACGCGGCCTACGTGCACGCGACCCCGGTCATTCGTCGTCTGGCGCGTGAGTTCGGCGTTAACCTGGCGAAAGTGAAAGGCACCGGTCGTAAAGGCCGCATCCTGCGCGAAGACGTTCAGACTTACGTGAAAGACGCGGTGAAACGCGCCGAAGCGGCCCCGGCTGCTGCCGGCGGCGGTCTGCCGGGCATGCTGCCATGGCCGAAAGTGGACTTCAGCAAGTTCGGCGAGATCGAAGAAGTCGAAATGGGCCGCATCCAGAAAATCTCTGGCGCGAACCTGAGCCGCAACTGGGTGATGATCCCGCACGTGACTCACTTCGACAAAACCGACATCACCGATCTGGAAGCGTTCCGCAAGCAGCAGAACGAAGAAGCGGCCAAGCGCAAGCTGGACGTGAAGTTCACGCCTGTCGTGTTCATCATGAAAGCCGTCGCCGCCGCTCTGGAGCAGATGCCGCGCTTCAACAGCTCGCTGTCCGAAGATGGCCAGAAGCTGACGCTGAAGAAATACATCAACATCGGCGTGGCGGTAGATACCCCGAACGGCCTGGTGGTTCCGGTGTTCAAGGACGTGAACAAGAAGAGCATCACCGAGCTGTCTCGCGAACTGATGGCCATCTCCAAGAAAGCGCGCGACGGCAAGCTGACCGCGGGCGAGATGCAGGGCGGTTGCTTCACCATCTCCAGCCTGGGCGGTATCGGGACGACTCACTTCGCGCCGATCGTCAATGCGCCGGAAGTGGCAATCCTGGGCGTCTCCAAGTCTGCGATGGAGCCGGTCTGGAACGGTAAAGAGTTCATGCCGCGCCTGATGATGCCGATGTCGCTGTCCTTCGACCACCGCGTTATCGACGGTGCCGATGGTGCGCGCTTCATCACCATCATCAACAACATGTTGTCCGACATTCGCCGTCTGGTGATGTAA
- the aceE gene encoding pyruvate dehydrogenase (acetyl-transferring), homodimeric type, giving the protein MSERLNNDVDPIETRDWLQAIESVIREEGVERAQFLIDQVLGEARKGGVNVAAGAAAHNYVNTIAVEDEPAYPGNLDLERRIRSAIRWNAVMTVLRASKKDLELGGHMASFQSSATFYEVCFNHFFRARNEKDGGDLVYFQGHISPGVYARAFLEGRLTEEQMNNFRQEVHGNGLSSYPHPKLMPEFWQFPTVSMGLGPISAIYQAKFLKYLEHRGLKDTSDQTVYAFLGDGEMDEPESKGAITIATREKLDNLVFVINCNLQRLDGPVTGNGKIINELEGIFSGAGWQVLKVIWGGRWDELLRKDTSGKLVQLMNETLDGDYQTFKSKDGAYVREHFFGRYPETAALVKDMTDDEIWALNRGGHDPKKIFAALKKAQDTKGKPTVILAHTIKGYGMGETAEGKNIAHQVKKMNMEGVHHFRDRFNVPVADADIEKLPYITFEKDSEEYKYLHERRQALKGYVPTRLPEFTQKLEMPALEDFSSLLEEQNKEISTTIAFVRALNVMLKNKSIKDRLVPIIADEARTFGMEGLFRQIGIYSPNGQQYTPQDREQVAYYKEDEKGQILQEGINELGAASSWLAAATSYSTNDLPMIPFYIYYSMFGFQRIGDLCWAAGDQQARGFLIGGTSGRTTLNGEGLQHEDGHSHIQSLTIPNCISYDPAYAYEVAVIMHDGLVRMYGDNPENVYYYLTTLNENYHMPAMPQGAEEGIRKGIYKLETLEGSKGKVQLLGSGAILRHVREAAQILAKDYGVGSDTYSVTSFTELARDGQDCERWNMLHPTETPRVPYIAQVMSDAPAVASTDYMKLFAEQVRTYVPASDYRVLGTDGFGRSDSRENLRHHFEVDASYVVVAALGELAKRGEIEASVVADAIKKFNINPEKVNPRLA; this is encoded by the coding sequence ATGTCAGAACGTTTAAACAATGACGTGGATCCGATCGAAACCCGCGACTGGCTGCAGGCGATCGAATCGGTCATCCGTGAAGAGGGTGTTGAGCGAGCTCAGTTTCTGATTGATCAGGTATTGGGAGAAGCCCGCAAAGGCGGCGTTAACGTTGCGGCCGGTGCTGCAGCGCACAACTACGTCAACACCATCGCGGTCGAAGACGAACCGGCTTACCCGGGCAACCTGGATCTGGAGCGCCGCATTCGTTCAGCGATCCGTTGGAACGCGGTCATGACCGTTCTGCGCGCATCCAAAAAAGACCTGGAGCTGGGCGGCCACATGGCTTCCTTCCAGTCTTCCGCGACCTTCTATGAAGTCTGCTTTAACCACTTCTTCCGCGCACGCAACGAGAAAGACGGCGGCGACCTGGTGTACTTCCAGGGCCACATCTCTCCGGGCGTTTACGCGCGTGCCTTCCTTGAAGGCCGCCTGACCGAAGAACAAATGAACAACTTCCGTCAGGAAGTGCACGGCAACGGCCTGTCGTCTTACCCGCATCCTAAGCTGATGCCGGAATTCTGGCAGTTCCCGACCGTTTCCATGGGCCTGGGCCCAATCAGCGCCATCTATCAGGCGAAGTTCCTGAAGTACCTGGAACACCGTGGCCTGAAAGACACCTCTGATCAAACCGTTTACGCCTTCCTGGGCGACGGCGAGATGGATGAGCCGGAATCCAAAGGCGCCATCACCATCGCGACCCGCGAGAAGCTGGACAACCTGGTGTTCGTCATCAACTGCAACCTGCAGCGTCTGGACGGCCCGGTCACCGGTAACGGCAAGATCATCAACGAACTGGAAGGCATCTTCTCCGGCGCAGGCTGGCAGGTGCTGAAAGTGATCTGGGGCGGCCGTTGGGACGAGCTGCTGCGTAAAGACACCAGCGGTAAACTGGTTCAGCTGATGAACGAGACCCTGGACGGCGACTACCAGACCTTCAAATCCAAAGACGGCGCTTACGTGCGCGAGCACTTCTTCGGCCGTTACCCGGAAACCGCTGCGCTGGTCAAAGACATGACCGACGACGAAATCTGGGCGCTGAACCGTGGTGGTCACGATCCGAAGAAAATCTTCGCTGCACTGAAAAAAGCGCAGGACACCAAAGGCAAACCGACCGTTATCCTGGCCCACACCATCAAAGGTTACGGCATGGGTGAAACCGCGGAAGGTAAAAACATCGCTCACCAGGTGAAGAAAATGAACATGGAAGGGGTTCACCACTTCCGCGATCGTTTCAACGTGCCAGTTGCCGATGCTGACATCGAAAAACTGCCGTACATCACCTTCGAGAAAGATTCCGAAGAGTACAAATACTTGCACGAACGTCGCCAGGCGCTGAAAGGCTACGTGCCGACTCGTCTGCCGGAGTTCACCCAGAAGCTGGAAATGCCGGCGCTGGAAGATTTCAGCTCGCTGCTGGAAGAGCAGAACAAAGAGATCTCCACCACTATCGCCTTCGTGCGTGCCCTGAACGTGATGCTGAAGAACAAGTCGATCAAAGATCGCCTGGTGCCAATCATCGCTGACGAAGCGCGTACCTTCGGTATGGAAGGTCTGTTCCGTCAGATCGGTATCTACAGCCCGAACGGCCAGCAGTACACTCCGCAGGACCGTGAGCAGGTTGCTTACTACAAAGAAGACGAGAAAGGCCAAATCCTGCAGGAAGGCATCAACGAACTGGGCGCAGCTTCTTCCTGGCTGGCCGCAGCGACTTCCTACAGCACCAACGATCTGCCGATGATTCCGTTCTACATCTACTACTCGATGTTCGGTTTCCAACGTATCGGCGACCTGTGCTGGGCAGCAGGCGACCAACAGGCGCGCGGCTTCCTGATCGGCGGGACGTCGGGCCGTACTACCCTGAACGGCGAAGGTCTGCAGCACGAAGATGGCCACAGCCACATTCAGTCTCTGACCATCCCTAACTGCATCTCTTACGATCCGGCTTACGCGTACGAAGTAGCGGTAATCATGCACGACGGTCTGGTGCGCATGTATGGCGACAACCCAGAAAACGTGTACTACTACCTGACCACGCTGAACGAAAACTACCACATGCCTGCGATGCCGCAGGGTGCGGAAGAGGGTATTCGCAAGGGTATCTACAAGCTGGAAACGCTGGAAGGCAGCAAAGGCAAAGTACAGCTGCTGGGCTCCGGGGCCATCCTGCGCCACGTGCGTGAAGCTGCGCAGATCCTGGCGAAGGACTACGGCGTGGGTTCCGACACCTACAGCGTGACCTCGTTCACCGAACTGGCGCGCGACGGCCAGGACTGCGAGCGCTGGAACATGCTGCACCCAACCGAAACGCCACGCGTGCCTTACATCGCTCAGGTGATGAGCGACGCGCCGGCGGTAGCCTCTACCGACTACATGAAACTGTTCGCCGAGCAGGTTCGTACTTATGTGCCGGCCAGCGATTATCGCGTACTGGGCACCGACGGCTTCGGTCGTTCGGACAGCCGCGAAAACCTGCGTCACCACTTCGAAGTCGATGCGTCTTACGTGGTGGTTGCTGCTCTGGGCGAACTGGCTAAACGCGGTGAGATCGAAGCTTCTGTGGTTGCTGATGCAATCAAGAAATTCAACATCAACCCAGAAAAAGTTAACCCGCGTCTGGCCTAA
- a CDS encoding amino acid permease — MDGQQHGDQLKRGLKNRHIQLIALGGAIGTGLFLGIAQTIKMAGPSVLLGYAIGGFIAFLIMRQLGEMVVEEPVAGSFSHFAYKYWGNFAGFASGWNYWVLYVLVAMAELTAVGIYVQYWWPEIPTWVSAAVFFLAINAINLANVKVYGEMEFWFAIIKVVAIIGMIVFGAYLLFSGLGGPEATVTNLWAQGGFFPNGIMGLVMAMAVIMFSFGGLELVGITAAEADNPQKSIPKATNQVIYRILIFYIGSLAILLSLYPWGKVVEGGSPFVLIFHALNSNLVATVLNIVVLTAALSVYNSCVYCNSRMLYGLAQQGNGPKSLLKVDGRGVPVVAIGISALATALCVLINYLIPGRAFELLMALVVSALVINWAMISLAHLKFRAAKNREGVVPKFKAFWYPFSNYLCLLFMAGILVIMYLTPGIQISVLLIPVWVAILAVGYAIKQRSQRVDGVTSR; from the coding sequence ATGGATGGTCAACAGCATGGTGACCAGCTGAAACGCGGCCTGAAAAACCGCCATATTCAGCTCATCGCCTTAGGTGGCGCAATCGGCACCGGATTATTTCTCGGTATCGCTCAAACAATAAAAATGGCCGGCCCGTCAGTGCTTCTCGGCTACGCCATCGGTGGCTTCATCGCGTTTCTGATCATGCGCCAGCTGGGGGAAATGGTGGTGGAAGAGCCGGTCGCCGGTTCCTTCAGCCACTTCGCCTACAAATACTGGGGCAACTTCGCCGGCTTCGCCTCCGGCTGGAACTACTGGGTGCTGTATGTCCTGGTGGCGATGGCGGAGCTGACCGCGGTCGGCATCTACGTACAGTACTGGTGGCCGGAGATCCCCACCTGGGTTTCCGCCGCGGTGTTCTTCCTGGCGATCAACGCCATTAACCTGGCCAACGTCAAAGTTTACGGCGAGATGGAGTTCTGGTTCGCCATCATCAAGGTGGTAGCGATTATCGGCATGATCGTGTTCGGCGCCTACCTGCTGTTCAGCGGCCTGGGCGGCCCGGAAGCCACCGTCACCAACCTGTGGGCGCAAGGCGGGTTCTTCCCGAACGGCATCATGGGCCTGGTGATGGCGATGGCGGTGATCATGTTCTCCTTCGGCGGCCTCGAGCTGGTCGGCATCACCGCCGCCGAAGCCGACAACCCGCAAAAGAGCATCCCGAAAGCCACCAATCAGGTGATCTACCGCATCCTGATCTTCTATATCGGTTCACTGGCCATTCTGCTGTCGCTGTACCCGTGGGGCAAAGTGGTCGAAGGCGGCAGCCCGTTCGTGCTGATCTTCCACGCGCTGAACAGTAACCTGGTGGCGACCGTGCTGAACATCGTGGTGCTCACCGCCGCGCTGTCGGTCTACAACAGCTGCGTCTACTGCAACAGCCGCATGCTGTACGGCCTGGCGCAGCAGGGCAACGGGCCGAAAAGCCTGCTGAAGGTCGATGGCCGCGGCGTGCCGGTGGTGGCCATCGGCATTTCCGCCCTCGCCACCGCGCTGTGCGTGCTGATTAACTACCTGATCCCGGGCCGCGCCTTCGAACTGCTGATGGCGCTAGTGGTGTCGGCGCTGGTGATCAACTGGGCGATGATAAGCCTGGCGCACCTGAAATTCCGCGCCGCCAAAAACCGCGAAGGCGTAGTGCCGAAGTTCAAAGCGTTCTGGTACCCGTTCAGCAACTACCTGTGCCTGCTGTTCATGGCCGGCATCCTGGTGATCATGTATCTGACGCCGGGCATTCAAATCTCGGTGCTGCTGATCCCTGTGTGGGTGGCGATCCTGGCCGTCGGTTACGCCATCAAACAGCGCAGCCAACGCGTCGACGGCGTCACCAGCCGTTGA
- the lpdA gene encoding dihydrolipoyl dehydrogenase codes for MSTEIKTQVVVLGAGPAGYSAAFRCADLGLETVLVERYSTLGGVCLNVGCIPSKALLHVAKVIEEAKALAEHGIVFGEPKTDIDKVRVWKEKVITQLTGGLAGMAKGRKVKVVNGLGKFTGANTLVVEGENGPTTINFDNAIIAAGSRPIQLPFIPHEDPRVWDSTDALELKTVPERLLVMGGGIIGLEMGTVYHALGSQIDVVEMFDQVIPAADKDVVKVFTKRISKQFNLMLETKVTAVEAKEDGIYVTMEGKKAPAEPQRYDAVLVAIGRVPNGKLLDAGKAGVEVDERGFINVDKQLRTNVPHIFAIGDIVGQPMLAHKGVHEGHVAAEVIAGMKHYFDPKVIPSIAYTEPEVAWVGLTEKEAKEKGISYETSTFPWAASGRAIASDCADGMTKLIFDKETHRIIGGAIVGTNGGELLGEIGLAIEMGCDAEDIALTIHAHPTLHESVGLAAEIYEGSITDLPNPKAKKK; via the coding sequence ATGAGTACTGAAATTAAAACTCAGGTCGTGGTACTTGGGGCGGGCCCGGCAGGTTACTCTGCAGCCTTTCGTTGCGCTGACTTAGGTCTTGAAACCGTTCTGGTTGAACGTTATTCCACTCTGGGCGGGGTTTGCCTGAACGTGGGATGTATCCCTTCCAAAGCACTGCTGCACGTTGCCAAAGTGATCGAAGAAGCCAAAGCGCTGGCCGAACACGGCATCGTTTTCGGCGAGCCGAAAACCGACATCGATAAAGTGCGCGTCTGGAAAGAAAAAGTCATCACTCAGCTGACCGGCGGTCTGGCTGGCATGGCGAAAGGCCGTAAAGTGAAAGTGGTCAACGGCCTGGGCAAGTTCACCGGCGCTAACACCCTGGTTGTGGAAGGCGAAAACGGCCCAACCACCATCAACTTCGACAACGCCATCATCGCTGCAGGTTCTCGTCCGATCCAACTGCCATTCATTCCTCATGAAGATCCACGCGTGTGGGATTCTACCGATGCGCTGGAACTGAAAACCGTCCCAGAGCGTCTGCTGGTTATGGGCGGCGGCATCATCGGCCTGGAAATGGGCACCGTATACCATGCGCTGGGTTCACAGATCGACGTGGTTGAAATGTTCGATCAGGTTATCCCGGCTGCAGATAAAGACGTGGTGAAAGTCTTCACCAAGCGCATCAGCAAGCAGTTCAACCTGATGCTGGAAACCAAAGTGACCGCGGTAGAAGCCAAAGAAGACGGCATCTACGTCACGATGGAAGGTAAAAAAGCGCCGGCAGAACCACAGCGTTACGACGCGGTGCTGGTGGCGATCGGCCGCGTGCCGAACGGCAAACTGCTGGATGCCGGCAAAGCCGGTGTTGAAGTTGACGAGCGTGGCTTCATCAACGTCGACAAACAGCTGCGCACCAACGTGCCGCACATCTTCGCTATCGGCGACATCGTCGGTCAGCCGATGCTGGCGCACAAAGGCGTGCACGAAGGCCACGTTGCCGCGGAAGTCATCGCCGGCATGAAGCACTACTTCGACCCGAAAGTGATCCCATCCATCGCTTACACCGAGCCGGAAGTGGCATGGGTGGGTCTGACCGAGAAAGAAGCGAAAGAGAAAGGCATCAGCTACGAAACCTCCACCTTCCCGTGGGCGGCTTCCGGCCGTGCGATCGCTTCCGACTGTGCAGACGGCATGACCAAACTGATCTTCGACAAAGAAACTCACCGCATCATCGGTGGCGCGATTGTCGGCACCAACGGCGGCGAGCTGCTGGGTGAAATCGGTCTGGCTATCGAGATGGGCTGCGACGCGGAAGACATCGCGCTGACCATCCACGCTCACCCGACCCTGCACGAATCCGTGGGTCTGGCGGCGGAAATCTATGAAGGCAGCATCACCGACCTGCCTAACCCGAAAGCCAAGAAGAAGTAA